The nucleotide sequence ACCCAGCAGGGCACCGGTGACGCGCAGCTCTATCTGCGCGATCTCGGATCGTTCGAGCCCCGCATCGTCGCCGGCGCGAGCGGCGCGCGGCAACCGTTTTTCTCGCCGGACGGCAAGTGGATCGCGTTCTTCGCGCAGGGACAGCTGCAGAAAGCCGAGGTCGCGGGCGGCGCACCGGTTCACCTCGCCGAAGCCCCCTACCCGTTCGGGGGAACGTGGAATGAGGACGGCACGATCATCTACACCACGTCGCTGGGCTCCGGGTTGCTGCGCATTCCTGCGGGCGGCGGCAAGGCGGAGGCGCTGACCAGGCCCGACGGCGCGGCACAGGGCTACGCGCACGTCTTCCCGCAGGGGCTGCCGGGTGGAAAACGCGTGTTGTTCACGGTCTGGGGACAGGGACAGGGCGCCGCGGTACTGTCGCTCGATACGGGCCGCTCGGATCTGGTCCTCCCTAACGCCGGTTTCGGGGCCGCGGTGTTTCAGGCGAACGACGCCTCGAGAGGGCGGCTCCTGGTGGTCGACGGGTCATCCGGCGTCAGGGCCGCGCCGTTCGACACCGCGCGTCAGGCCCCCACGAGCATCGAAACGTCGCTGCTCGACAACGTGAACTTCGACGTCGAAACCGAGAGCCGTCCCTGGCTCGCGATCTCGGAAACCGGCACGGCCGTCTACGCCCCTGGCAACCCGACGAAAACGTCGCTGGTTTGGGTCGATCGCCAAGGAAGGGTCGAGGCGGTCGGCGCCGGGCTGGACGAGTATCGCGAGGCGGTGATCTCGCCGGACGGGATCCACGCCGTCGTCCGGCACGACCTCGACTTGTGGATTCACGATCTGCAGCGCGGCACCCGCAGCCGCCTGACGAGCGGCAGCGGCAGTAACATCATGCCCCTGTGGCGCGCTGACGGCACCCGGATCGTGTTCGCATCGAATCGCGGCGGCGACTGGGACATCTACACACAACCGGCCGACGGATCACGGCCCGCGGAGGCGCTGCTGAAGCGCCCGCGCGACCAGTTCCCGTTGGCGACCCTGGCGGACGGGACGCTGCTCTACACCGAAATCGCGCCCGACACGGGACGCGATCTCTGGATTCTGTCGCCCGACGGCAAGAGCTCGCCGCTGCGCATCACGCCGTACAACGAAATGGGCGGGCAATTCTCGCCGGGGCCTGCCGGTGGCCCGCGGTGGCTCGCCTACGTGTCCGACGAGTCCGGGCAGAACGAAATCTACGTGCAGTCCTATCCTGGCGGCGGCCAGCGCGTCGCGATCTCGAGCGGAGGTGGCATCCTTCCGACATGGTCGCCCGACGGCAGAGAGCTCTTCTACGTGTCGGGCGACGCGTTGATGGCCGTGCCAATGCAGGCGGACGGTTCCGCCGGCGCGCCGCGGCGACTGTTCGACCGGTCGACGATGCTGTTCAACCACCGCTTTCACAGCTACAGCGTGTCGCCAGACGGCAAACGGTTTCTCATGATTCAGCGTGATCCGACGTCGATCCCGCGGCAGTTGAACGTGATCGTGAACTGGTAGCGTCCTGTCCGGGGGCCGTCCTCCAGCGCACTCCAAGGGTCGCCTCGCGGAGCCGCGTCGCCGGCGCTTCTTCGCTCCCTTACCGCCGCGGCTTCGCCCGCGCGGTCGGCGGCGCCGTCCACGGATCTTCGGGCCACGGATGCCGTGGATAGCGCCCGCGCAGCTCCTTCCGCACGTCCTGGTAGGTCGTATTCCAGAAGCTTCGCAAATCCCGCGTTGTCTGCACCGGCCGTCCGTTCGGCGCCAGCAGCTCGAACGTGACGGGGACGCGGCGCGGCCCGAGCCACGGCGACTCGGCGAGCCCGAACAGCTCCTGCAGCTTCACCGCGGCGACGACACTGCCGTCTTCGCCGTAGCGAAGCGCGGCGCTGCGGCCGCTCGGCACCGGCAGCGCCGCGGGCGCGAGGCGATCCAGATCGCGCACCAGCGGACCGGCGCTTCCCGGGAGGGCCGCGAGCGCGGCGCGCAGGTCGACGGCGTCGAGCGACGAGACGCCGGCCGCCGCCCTGTCGAGCAGCTCGTCCTGATCCACGTCGAGCTCGGCGAAGCGGAGCCGTCGCAGGAGCTGCGCGTCCTGCTCCCGCCAGCCGCGTTCGCGGTATGCCTCCGCGATCAGCCGCGCGGCGCGCACCGGATCGACGGCGACCGGGCGCTCGCCGACAACGATGGCGCCGCAGCATTCGCGTTCGATCGCGCGGACGCGTCCGGCCGACGCGTCGAATTCGTGCACCACCTCGCGCGTCGTCTCGAGCCAGTCGCGCTCGACGGCGCTGGCGATGCGGATCGTCGCTTCGGCATTCTCGCCGCGACGGCCCGCCTGCACGTCAACCGCCACGACGAACTCGGCGTCGCGGACGCCGCTCTCCCGCCCCAGCACCGCGCCGTGCCCCGACGCCAGCAGAAACCGCGGCGACGCGGTTGCCCGCCGCCGCGCCACGCGATCGGGATAGCCGCTGAAGATGGCTCTGCGGAACGCCTCGTCGCCGAGCGGCTGACCTCCGCGCGTCGCGGTGTCGTGGTCGGTGGCCAGCCGCGCGGCGATCTCGCGCACGCGCGGCGGCAGCGCGCGCTCGTCGTCCACGGCCGACAGCAGATCGCTCGTCGTCGTCGGCGGGTGCCGCAGGGGTGCGTGGCGATCGGAGAGCAGCGCGCAGGCGAGCGCGACGGAGCGGGCGCCGCCGGCCTCGATCAGCATGCGCCCCAAGCGCGGGTGGAGCGGCAGCCGCTTCAGGCGTTCGCCCAGCGGCGTGACCCTGCCGTCGCGGATCGCGCCGAGCGACCGCAGCAGCGCGAGCGCCGCATCGACGCGCTGCGCCGCCGGCGGATCGAACCACTCGAACGTCCGCGGATCGCCGCCCCAGGCGAGCACGTCGAGCGCCGCGTCGGTCAGATCGACGCGGTGGATCTCGGCCTCGCCGTGCGGACGCAGCCGGTCGGCGCGGTCCCACAATCGCAGCACGCGTCCTGGCGCGAGCCGTCCCGACCGGCCGGCGCGCTGCGCTGCGGAATCCGCCGGGATGCGTTCGAGCGACAGCGAGTCGATGCCGCGATCCTCGTCGTAGCGGGCGACTTTGTGCAGGCCGGTGTCGACGACCGCGGTCACGCCCGGAACGGTCAGCGAGGTCTCGGCGATGTTGGTGGCGAGGATGACTCGGCGGCCGGACGGCTCGGCCACGGCTCGATCCTGCTCGTCAGCCGGCAGCGATCCGTGCAGCGGCAGTACATCGACGGCGCCGCCGACCTCATGGCGCACCTCCCCGAGCGCGCGCGCGATCTCGCCGGCGCCGGGAAGAAAACAGAGCACGCTGCCGCCGCCCGACGCGGTCAGCTCGGCAACCGCGGCAGCGACTGCCACCGAGGGGCGGTAGCCGACGTCGATCGGGTGCAGGCGCCCAGGCACGTCGACGTGCGGACAGCCGTCGAGGAAGGCGCGAACAGGCTCGGCATCGAGCGTCGCCGACATCACGACCAGCCGAAGGTCGTCGCGCGCGCGCCACGCCTGCCGCGCCAGCGCCAGGCCGAGATCGGCGTGGATGCTGCGCTCGTGGAACTCGTCGAGCACAATCGTGCGGAAGTCCGCGAGCAGCGGATCCTGCTGGAGCCGCGCGGTGAGGATCCCTTCCGTGGCGAGCAGCACGCGGGTGGCGTCGCTGAACCGGCGCTCGAAGCGGACGTGCCAGCCCACCTCGCGTCCAGTCGTCCATCCCCGTTCGTCGGCGATTCGCCGCGCCATCGCCCGCGCCGCCACCCGCCGCGGCTGCAGCACGAGAACCGGCCCGTCTTCCGCCAGCGCCGGCGGCACTCTCGTCGTCTTTCCCGCACCGGGCGCCGCGGTCAGGACGAGCGCGCGATGCCGGCGAACGGCGGCGAGAATCCCGGGAACGTAGGGATCGATCGGCAGGCTGGTCACGGACGTACTCACGCAGAGCTCGCCGCGATCATTTCACGAATCGTCTATCGCTAGTCGGCCTGCAGCGCGCGGACGGGATCGATGCGCAGCGCGCGGCGCATCGGAATCCAGTGCGCCAGGAGTGCGACGCCGGCGAGCAGCACTGCCGACGACAGCAACGTCGCCGGATCGACCGGGCTGACACCGTAGAGGAGCGAACCGAGGTAGCGCGTCGTGACGAGCGCGGCGGCGGTCCCCGCCGCGAGGCCGGCGGCGACGAGCGGCACGCCGCTGCGCAGCACCAGGCGCGACACGTCGCCGCGCTGGGCGCCGAGCGCGATCCGGACGCCGACTTCCCTCGTCCGCTGCGCCACACCGTACGAGACGACGCCGTAGAGACCGAGCGCCGCGAGCAGGACGGCGACCGCCGCGAAGCCGGCGAGCAGCCGCGTCACGAACCTGCGCTGCGCCCCCGATTCCCCAATCAGCGACGCGAGCGACGCCACTTGATACACCGGCACGGACGGATCGATATCGCGCACGACGCGGCGGGCGGCGGCCGCGACCGCCGTGGCATCGGCCGTCGCCGTCTTCAGCACGGCAACGCTCGCGTCCGGGCGCTGCGCCTGCGGGTTGTACATGGCGGCGCGCGGCGGCTCCGTCAGATCGGCATGGTTGACGTCGCCGGCCACGCCGACGACGGTGATCCACGGACCACGTTCGGCGTTGCCGATGCGGACCTGAGAGCCGATTGGGCTGTCATGGCCCCAGATGAGGCGGGCGGTCGATTCCGAGACGATCAGCACCGCCGGCGCGGCCGCGCGATCGTCGCCGGTGAAATCGCGGCCGCCGCGCAGCGGAATCCCCATCGTCTGCAGATAGCCAGGCGTGACGCCATACCGCTCGATGCAGGGATCGTCGGCGGCATTGGGCTTCATCCGCCCCTTGACGTGCAGCGCCGAGCAGTCGTAGTTGCCGCCGAAAGGAATCTGGCCGGCGAGCGCGACGCGCTCGACGCCCGGGAGCGCCGCGAGGGCCTCGAGCGTCCGCTGCTCGTAGGCGACCACCTGCTCGTTGGTCGCGTAGGCTTTCCCGCCGAGCGAGAACTGGAACGACAACAGCTGGCGCGCGTCGAATCCCGGCGTCACCCGGGTCAACGCGTCGACGGTGCGCAGCATCAGGCCGGCGCCAGCCAGCAGCACGAGCGCCAGCGCGAGATCGACGACCACCAGCGTCGACCGCGCACGCGATCGGACACCGACGCTTCCGCGCGAATCGATCACCAGCGTCGCGCGCGGGTCCGCCCTGCCGGCGTGCAGCGCGGGCACGAGACCGAAGACGACCCCCGTCGCCATGGCGACCAGCGCCGTGAAGGCGAGCACGCGTGCGTCGACGCTCACGTGGTCGAGCCGGGGCAGCGACACCGGCGCGAGCGCCGCGAGTCCATGGATGGCAGATGCGGCCAGCGCGACGCCCGCGATCGCGCCGCCGGCGCTGAGCAGCACGCTCTCGGTGAGCAGCAGACGGACGATGCGCGTGCGCCCGGCGCCCAACGCCGCGCGCAGCGCCAGCTCGCGCCGGCGGGCCACCGATCGCGCGAGCTGCAGGCTGGCCACGTTCGCGCAGGCGATGAGCAGCACGAACGCGACGGCGCCGAGCAGCACGTAGAGCGCCGCCTGCACCTGACCGGTGAGCGCCCGCGCCAGCGGAATGACCGCGATCGTCCCTGTTTCGTAGTCGGCAGGATGCTCGCGCCGCATCTGCTCGCGAATCACCTGCATCTCCTCCGCCGCCGCCGCCGCCGTCGTGTTCGGCTTCAGCCGTGCGAAGCCGCGCAGGTGCTGACAACTGCGGCACGACGATGGGCCGCTCAGGTCGTAGCCGAGCGGTGCCCAGAGTTCCGCAGACAGCCGTTCGTAGCGCTGCTCCGCGAGCGGCTCGTACGCCGCCGGCATGACGCCAACGATCCGGAAGGCGCGGTCGTTCATCACGATCGTGCGGCCGACCACGGCCGGATCGGCGTTGAAGCGGCGGCGCCAGAGCCGGTCGCTGAGGAGCAGCACCTGCCACGACGCCGACCGATCGTCGTCGGCGGTGAAACCGCGCCCGAGCGCCGGCCGGACGCCGAGCATGTCGAAGTAATTCCAGCTGACGCGGGCGGCGGGCACCAGCTCCGCCTCGCCGTCGACCACCAGCGTCGGTCCCCACCCGCGCATCAGCGCGAGCGACTCGAACGAGCGGCTGCGCTGCCGCCAGTCGGCGACCGTCGCGAATCCGACGTTCGACGAGAAGCCCGCGGCCGTGCGATCGCCGACGGTGACGAGGCGATCCGGCTCGACATACGGCAGTGGCCGCAGCAGCACGGCGTCGACGACCGTGAAGATGGCGGTATTGGCGCCGATCCCGATCGCCAGGGTGGCCAGCGCCGCGACGGTGAAGCCGGGGGCCCGGCGCAGCGCGCGCAGGCCGTCGCGGATGTCCTGGCGCAGCGTGTCGAGGCCGGGGAGGCCGCGCTGGTCGCGCCACGCCTCGGCGATCTGGGCGCTGCCGCCGAGCTCGAGACGCGCGGCGCGCCGCGCCGACTCGGCGTCCCGTCCACCTTCGCGGTGCCGCGTCTCGAGCATCGCCGCGTGGAAGGCCAGCTCACGGCGGAGGTCCGCGTCGCGGCGGCGGCCGGCCCCGAAGGCACCGGCGATCCGCGCCAGGAGTTCGCGCGCGGTCATGGCTGGCCGTCGGGCTCGCCGAGCAGGCGCGAGATGATGCCGGCCATGCGCTGCCAGTCGTCCGCTTCGCGCTGGAGCTGCTTGCGTCCGGCACGCGTCAGGCTGTAGAAACGGGCCTTGCGGTTGTTCTCGGAGGTGCCCCACTTCGACGTGATCCAGCCGCGCTGCTCGAGACGGAGCAGCGCCGGATACAGGGTGCCCTGGTTGAGCTGCAGCAGCCGCTCCGACACCTGCAGCAGCCGCTGCGCGATGCCATAGCCGTGCTGCGGCCCCATCGTGTCGAGCGTCTTCAGCACCATCAGGTCGAGGGTCCCCTGCAGGACGTCGGTCTTCTTGCTCATGTGGAATGTCAACAGGAGCATACGGCAGTTCATGTTGGCAGTCAACAGAAGCGGAGCGCCGCGACCGTGACCGCCGCGCCCGGGTGTGACTGGCAGTCTCACCCTCCCGATGCGGCCGACGACGCTGAACGCCGGGCCGGCGGACGCCGTCTAAGTCGAGCATGTTGACGGATCTGCGTTTCGCCGCCCGGCTGCTCTGGAAAGACCGTGGCTTCACCGCCACCGCGATGGCGACGCTGGCGGTCTGCATCGGCGCCAACGCGGCGATTTTCGCCGTGGTCAATGCCGTCCTGCTGCAGCCGCTGCCGGTGCCGCACGCGGAGCAGCTGGTCCACATGTCCAACGAGTACCCTGGCGCCGGCGTCGTCGACGGCCACGGCTCGACCGGCGTCCCCGATTACTACGACCGCCTCCGCGAGACCGACGTCTTCCAGGAGCAGGCGCTCTACAACAGCCGAGGCGTGACGCTCAGCGGCAACGGCGAGGCGCAGCGCATCGTCGCGATGGCGGCGACGCCCTCGCTCCTCCGGATGCTGCAGGTCCAGCCGGTCCGCGGCCGCGCGTTCAGCGACGCCGAGGGTGAGATCGGCAAGACGAGCAGCGTCGTCCTGACCTACGCGGCGTGGCAGCAGTGGTTCGCCGGCCAGGACGCCGCGCTCGGCCAGACGCTCCGCTTGAACGGCCAGCCGTACACGATCGTCGGCGTGCTGCCGCGCGGCTTCGGCTTCCTCGAACCCGACGTCAAGATCTGGATCCCGGTCGCCTTCACCGCGGACGAGAAATCGGACGAGTCGCGCCACAGCAACAACTGGACGTACATCGCCCGGCTGAAGCCCGGCGCGACGCTCGAGCAGGCCCGACAGCAGATCGACGCGCTGAACGCCCGCAACCTCGATCGCTTTCCCCAGCTCAAACAGATCCTGATCAACGCCGGCTTCCATACGATGGTGGTGCCGCTGCAGGGCTTTCTGGTGCGCGACCTGCGGAGCACGTTGTACCTGCTCTGGGGCGGCGTCGTCTTCGTGCTGCTGGTCGGCGCGGTCAACGTCACCAACCTCACGCTCGTCCGCTCCAGCGCGCGGATGAAGGAGCTGGCGACCCGCCACGCGCTCGGCGCCGGCCTCGGGCGGATCGCCCGGCAGCTGCTGACCGAGACGCTGCTGCTGGCGCTGGCCGGCGCGGCGGCGGGCCTGGCACTCGGCTGGGCCGGCGTCCGGGCCCTGGCGCTGCTGAGCCTCGACGCCACGCCGCAGGGCACCACCGTCGCCGTCGACGGCACCGTCGTCGGCTTCACGCTCGGGCTGGCCGCCGCGCTGACCATCCTCATCGGCCTGGTGCCCGTCCTCAGTCTGCGGCACATGAATCTCAGCCAGGCGTTCCGCGAAGACGGGCGGTCCGGCACGGCGGGCAGAGGCGCGCGTCTGGTGCGCCGGGTGCTGGTCACCGTGCAGGTCACGTTCGCCTTCATGCTGCTGATCGGCGCCGGACTGCTGTTCGCCAGCTTCCAGCGCGTCCTCGCCGTCCGGCCCGGCTTCGAGACGTCGCACGTCCTGACCGGCACGGTGAATCCGCCGCCGGCGCGCTACAAGGGAGACGACGAGACACGTGCGTTCTGGATCCGACTGCTGGATCGCGTCCGCGCCCTGCCGGGCGTCCAGGCGGCGGGCATCACCAGCAATATTCCCCTGTCCGGCAACACGAGCGACAGCGTCATCCTCGCCGAGGGCTACGTGATGGCGCAGGGGGAATCGCTCGTGTCGCCGTTCCAGGCGTCGGTCTCCCCCGGCTATTTCGAGGCGATGAACATCCCGCTGACGCGTGGCCGCTACTTCGCCGCGTCCGACGACGATCACGCGCCGAATGTCGTGATCGTCGACGCGCGGCTCGCGGCGCGCTTCTGGAAGGGACAGGATCCGATCGGGCGGCGGATGTGGAAGCCGGAATCGGCACAGGCACTCACCGCTGGTCCCGGACCGAAGACGCACTGGTTCACCGTCGTCGGCGTAGTCGGCAACATCCGGCTGACCGGCCTGACCGAGAAGGAGCCGGTCGGCGCCTACTATTTCCCGGCGTC is from Vicinamibacterales bacterium and encodes:
- a CDS encoding ABC transporter permease, which translates into the protein MLTDLRFAARLLWKDRGFTATAMATLAVCIGANAAIFAVVNAVLLQPLPVPHAEQLVHMSNEYPGAGVVDGHGSTGVPDYYDRLRETDVFQEQALYNSRGVTLSGNGEAQRIVAMAATPSLLRMLQVQPVRGRAFSDAEGEIGKTSSVVLTYAAWQQWFAGQDAALGQTLRLNGQPYTIVGVLPRGFGFLEPDVKIWIPVAFTADEKSDESRHSNNWTYIARLKPGATLEQARQQIDALNARNLDRFPQLKQILINAGFHTMVVPLQGFLVRDLRSTLYLLWGGVVFVLLVGAVNVTNLTLVRSSARMKELATRHALGAGLGRIARQLLTETLLLALAGAAAGLALGWAGVRALALLSLDATPQGTTVAVDGTVVGFTLGLAAALTILIGLVPVLSLRHMNLSQAFREDGRSGTAGRGARLVRRVLVTVQVTFAFMLLIGAGLLFASFQRVLAVRPGFETSHVLTGTVNPPPARYKGDDETRAFWIRLLDRVRALPGVQAAGITSNIPLSGNTSDSVILAEGYVMAQGESLVSPFQASVSPGYFEAMNIPLTRGRYFAASDDDHAPNVVIVDARLAARFWKGQDPIGRRMWKPESAQALTAGPGPKTHWFTVVGVVGNIRLTGLTEKEPVGAYYFPASQDVRRYMVIAARTTGDPSGAVAGIREQVRQIDPELPFFAVKPMQQRVDESLVSRRAPMLLASLFGGIALFLAAVGIYGVLAYQVTQRRKEIGIRLALGSDGRRIFTLIVSEGLLLLALGVAIGLAGAVAIRGAMATQLYGVEPLDPAVLAMVAAVLAAVAFVACAVPARRAARIDPLVALTDQ
- the hrpB gene encoding ATP-dependent helicase HrpB is translated as MSTSVTSLPIDPYVPGILAAVRRHRALVLTAAPGAGKTTRVPPALAEDGPVLVLQPRRVAARAMARRIADERGWTTGREVGWHVRFERRFSDATRVLLATEGILTARLQQDPLLADFRTIVLDEFHERSIHADLGLALARQAWRARDDLRLVVMSATLDAEPVRAFLDGCPHVDVPGRLHPIDVGYRPSVAVAAAVAELTASGGGSVLCFLPGAGEIARALGEVRHEVGGAVDVLPLHGSLPADEQDRAVAEPSGRRVILATNIAETSLTVPGVTAVVDTGLHKVARYDEDRGIDSLSLERIPADSAAQRAGRSGRLAPGRVLRLWDRADRLRPHGEAEIHRVDLTDAALDVLAWGGDPRTFEWFDPPAAQRVDAALALLRSLGAIRDGRVTPLGERLKRLPLHPRLGRMLIEAGGARSVALACALLSDRHAPLRHPPTTTSDLLSAVDDERALPPRVREIAARLATDHDTATRGGQPLGDEAFRRAIFSGYPDRVARRRATASPRFLLASGHGAVLGRESGVRDAEFVVAVDVQAGRRGENAEATIRIASAVERDWLETTREVVHEFDASAGRVRAIERECCGAIVVGERPVAVDPVRAARLIAEAYRERGWREQDAQLLRRLRFAELDVDQDELLDRAAAGVSSLDAVDLRAALAALPGSAGPLVRDLDRLAPAALPVPSGRSAALRYGEDGSVVAAVKLQELFGLAESPWLGPRRVPVTFELLAPNGRPVQTTRDLRSFWNTTYQDVRKELRGRYPRHPWPEDPWTAPPTARAKPRR
- a CDS encoding protein kinase, with the protein product MALTSGVRLGSYEIVCALGAGGMGEVYKATDTNLKRSVAIKVLPASVADDAERLARFQREAEVLAALNHPNIAAIYGILDRKATGSHVALIMELVEGEDLSAVIGRGALPLTEAVPIARQIAEALEAAHEQGIVHRDLKPQNIKVRADGTVKVLDFGLAKALGPEGTSAAADAMHSPTLTARATQMGVILGTAAYMAPEQARGRAVDKRADIWAFGVVLYEMLTGTRLFDGEDVSETLAAVLTRDVPLASLPGQIPSPVRALIRDCLARDPKQRLRDIGDARLALSDTIAPPPPDGPARQPLSRALAAVAIVSLALAAFVGWWKQPALPPKTTIRFTLSLPPGQEVTSYPAITRDGRTIAYVTQQGTGDAQLYLRDLGSFEPRIVAGASGARQPFFSPDGKWIAFFAQGQLQKAEVAGGAPVHLAEAPYPFGGTWNEDGTIIYTTSLGSGLLRIPAGGGKAEALTRPDGAAQGYAHVFPQGLPGGKRVLFTVWGQGQGAAVLSLDTGRSDLVLPNAGFGAAVFQANDASRGRLLVVDGSSGVRAAPFDTARQAPTSIETSLLDNVNFDVETESRPWLAISETGTAVYAPGNPTKTSLVWVDRQGRVEAVGAGLDEYREAVISPDGIHAVVRHDLDLWIHDLQRGTRSRLTSGSGSNIMPLWRADGTRIVFASNRGGDWDIYTQPADGSRPAEALLKRPRDQFPLATLADGTLLYTEIAPDTGRDLWILSPDGKSSPLRITPYNEMGGQFSPGPAGGPRWLAYVSDESGQNEIYVQSYPGGGQRVAISSGGGILPTWSPDGRELFYVSGDALMAVPMQADGSAGAPRRLFDRSTMLFNHRFHSYSVSPDGKRFLMIQRDPTSIPRQLNVIVNW
- a CDS encoding ABC transporter permease, translated to MTARELLARIAGAFGAGRRRDADLRRELAFHAAMLETRHREGGRDAESARRAARLELGGSAQIAEAWRDQRGLPGLDTLRQDIRDGLRALRRAPGFTVAALATLAIGIGANTAIFTVVDAVLLRPLPYVEPDRLVTVGDRTAAGFSSNVGFATVADWRQRSRSFESLALMRGWGPTLVVDGEAELVPAARVSWNYFDMLGVRPALGRGFTADDDRSASWQVLLLSDRLWRRRFNADPAVVGRTIVMNDRAFRIVGVMPAAYEPLAEQRYERLSAELWAPLGYDLSGPSSCRSCQHLRGFARLKPNTTAAAAAEEMQVIREQMRREHPADYETGTIAVIPLARALTGQVQAALYVLLGAVAFVLLIACANVASLQLARSVARRRELALRAALGAGRTRIVRLLLTESVLLSAGGAIAGVALAASAIHGLAALAPVSLPRLDHVSVDARVLAFTALVAMATGVVFGLVPALHAGRADPRATLVIDSRGSVGVRSRARSTLVVVDLALALVLLAGAGLMLRTVDALTRVTPGFDARQLLSFQFSLGGKAYATNEQVVAYEQRTLEALAALPGVERVALAGQIPFGGNYDCSALHVKGRMKPNAADDPCIERYGVTPGYLQTMGIPLRGGRDFTGDDRAAAPAVLIVSESTARLIWGHDSPIGSQVRIGNAERGPWITVVGVAGDVNHADLTEPPRAAMYNPQAQRPDASVAVLKTATADATAVAAAARRVVRDIDPSVPVYQVASLASLIGESGAQRRFVTRLLAGFAAVAVLLAALGLYGVVSYGVAQRTREVGVRIALGAQRGDVSRLVLRSGVPLVAAGLAAGTAAALVTTRYLGSLLYGVSPVDPATLLSSAVLLAGVALLAHWIPMRRALRIDPVRALQAD
- a CDS encoding PadR family transcriptional regulator; translation: MLLLTFHMSKKTDVLQGTLDLMVLKTLDTMGPQHGYGIAQRLLQVSERLLQLNQGTLYPALLRLEQRGWITSKWGTSENNRKARFYSLTRAGRKQLQREADDWQRMAGIISRLLGEPDGQP